The window GACATTTTCAACTTTGAGCAAGGGTAATCGTTACAGACAGTCAACGCGCGATCGCTGTAACTCGACTCTAGGATACTCGCTTCTTTGAGGAATCAGGGATGGGCAAGAAGATCAAGGGGGGTTCAGGTGCAGAGGAGAAGTCCAAAATGATTTGAGATAAACTTTGAGAGGAACACTGACTTTTACTCTTAGCTTGACAGATATCTCTAGTTCCTGAACTCTGACCCCTGCTCTACCTGTTAAGTTTTTATGTCTGTTGTAACCAAATATAAAGGTTTATTTAGCAAGGCAAAGTCTGATTGTTAAAACATTAAGAAAGTTTTAAATTCAGGCAATTTCTAGGGTTTAATGGTGATTGTAGAGGTTTGTTGCGGATTTAGACCTCTGGAGTGAGGCAATACTCTTGTCTAGGTTAATAAAATAAAATGATTGCTAAGGACACACTGAACCACCGCAACAATTGCCCAGGTTCTAAATCTTCTTTTTAGCCTGAATGCTAACTTGAGTATCGAAATTTTCTGATGTTGTGGCATCGAGTATAGCATCAGGTTTCCCTTCATATTGAATTTGGATAGTATTACATGGTTGCTTCTTCTCAAACGGCTGGGGATCAAAGCGTTAAAGCGGCTGCTACGCAAAGTCCTCTTCAAACAGCTACAGGTGTTTACGTTACCGTCCACGGTCACTTCTATCAGCCGCCACGGGAAAATCCTTATCTTGACGCAATTGAACGTCAACCAAGTGCATCACCATTCCACGATTGGAATGAACGCATTCATCACGAATGCTATCGCCCAAACGCTTTTGCTAGGGTGCTGAATGAACAGGGCGAGATCGTGGGGATCGTTAATAATTACGAGTATATGAGCTTTAACGTTGGACCGACGTTGATGTCTTGGTTGGAACGTTATGATGTCGAAGTTTATCAGCGAATTCTAGAAGCTGATCGTAAGAGTTGCGATCGCCTGAATGGTCATGGTAATGGAATCGCGCAAGTTTACAACCACATCATTATGCCGCTGGCGAATACGCGGGATAAATATACACAAATTCGTTGGGGTAAAGCAGACTTTCGTTCGCGATTTGGACGCGATCCCGAAGGTATGTGGTTAGCAGAAACGGCGGTAGACTATGCAACCTTGGAAGCATTAGTTGCAGAAGGCATTAGGTTTATCATTCTTGCACCTTCGCAAGCCCAGCGTTGTCGGGCGATCCCCACCGATGAAGAACCAGAAACACAATGGCATGAAGTTGGTGGAAGTCAAATTGATCCAACTCGTCCTTATCGTTGTTATTTAAAAGAGGTCGGGGATCAGAGGTCTGAGATCAGGGAAATTACGCCGGATACTCCTTATATCGATATCTTTTTCTATGATGGTCCCATTTCGCGAGATATGGGATTTAGTGATGTACTATTTAATTCACACCATCTTGCTGGACGTATTGGTTCAGCAGTACGCGGGGATCACCGTCCCGCGCAGTTAATTTCAGTTGCAACTGATGGAGAAACATTTGGTCATCACAAAGGTGGAACTGAGAAAACTTTGGCGTATGCGTTTGTTGAGGAATTTCCCCGCCGCGAGTGGACAGTAACGAATTTTGCTCATTACCTCAGTTTGAATACTCCAACGTGGGAAGTTGAACTCAAGCCTGTTACCGCGTGGAGTTGCGCGCATGGTGTCGATCGCTGGCAAGATGATTGTGGTTGTGGTGGTGAAGGTGGCGTATGGCATCAAAAATGGCGGCGTCCGTTGCGCCAAGCATTAGATTGGCTGCGAGATCAGTTAATTAAGGTATATGAGGAAGCTGGTAGACAGTTTTTCCGCGATCCCTGGGGTGCAAGAGATGAATATATTCAAGTCATCCGCGATCGCTCTCCTGCAAATATTAATCGTTTTCTGTGTCGCCATCAAACTCGCAAACTGAGCGCATCGGAACAAATCGACGCTTTACGTTTATTAGAAATGCAGCGTCATACTTTGTTGATGTATACGAGTTGTGGTTGGTTTTTTGAAGAAATTTCGCGTCCAGAGGGAACACAAATTCTGCGCTATGCTGCGCGTGCTCTAGAACTTGCTGGAGATGTTGCTGGAGTACAGTTAGAAAAGGGATTTATTAAACGACTGACGCAAGCACCCAGTAATGTTGACTTTTTTAAACACGGTGGTGAAGTTTATCGACACTTAGTTGTTTCTGCCCAAATTAGTTTTCAGCAAGTCGCGGCGCAGTATGCCATTACTTCGTTGTTTAGCAATCATAAATTAGAACGCAGTCAAGACAATGGCTTTGCCATACCTTCTTGCAATATTCGGTATTCTTCACAGCAGCACGTCTATTGCTACACTGCCCAGCAACTAGATTATCAATTACAACGAATGGGGGCATTAACGCTAGCTGTAGGACAATTACGCCTGATTTCAGAAATTACTTGGGAAAGCGAACATTTAGTGTTTGCAGTGTTGCACTTGGGAGGTTGGGATTTCCATTGCTGCATTCAACCTTTTAATGGGCGTCGTGCTTATAGCCAGATGAAAGATAAATCGTTTGAATCTTTGCAACAAGCAAGTGCGGCGCAGACAATTTTGGCAATGTCACAGATGTTTGGAGGTCAGTCGTTTAGTTTACAACATCTGTTTGCAGAAGAACGCCACAGAATCATGCGGTTGTTGAGTCAAGAAACGCTGACGCGGCTAGATCAGTTGTATACGCAGGTTTACCGCGATAATTATGGTGTTTTAATGGCGTTCCATCGCGATGAATTGGCAGTACCGCAAGAGTTACAAGTCGCAGCAGAAATTGCGTTAGGAAATCGCTGTTTAAATACATTGCGATCGCTGTCTGACATCAATGGAGCACAAGATAATAGTAATTATTTACTTGAACTGCAAGCGATTGCGACAGAAGCGCAGCATTTACGCTGTCGGTTAAATATTCCTGAAGGTAAGCAAATTTTAGAACAATTGATTGTGCGATCGCTTTGGCAATTGTTGTACGATACGAATCCTGCAACAGTTGAAGTAGATGTCCAATACTTGGAACGCTTGATTGATACAGCTTATCAGTTACAACTGGGTTGGTCTTTAGAAAGGGCACAGGAATTGTATTTTAGTTGCTTGCATAGTCAGATTGTGCCTTTGTGTATAGATGCGCTGCAAGCACAAGGAGAAGATGAAAACTTCAATCAAGTACAATTCGGTTACTTGCGTCCATTACTCCAGTTAGGACAAAAGTTAGGGATAGATGTGAGTGCTTGGTTGCATCAACTTTCCTAGCGTTGTCGTAAAAGGTAAGGGAGATAATGAGCTTGGATAAGTCTCCCTTTGCTTTTTTATGATTAGGCATTTTTGGCGCGATCGCTGTGACAATAATAAGGGTAAAGCCACTCACATTTAACGATGCCTTTGGTGTATTTCTCTATCACAGTTC of the Gloeocapsopsis sp. IPPAS B-1203 genome contains:
- a CDS encoding DUF3536 domain-containing protein, giving the protein MVASSQTAGDQSVKAAATQSPLQTATGVYVTVHGHFYQPPRENPYLDAIERQPSASPFHDWNERIHHECYRPNAFARVLNEQGEIVGIVNNYEYMSFNVGPTLMSWLERYDVEVYQRILEADRKSCDRLNGHGNGIAQVYNHIIMPLANTRDKYTQIRWGKADFRSRFGRDPEGMWLAETAVDYATLEALVAEGIRFIILAPSQAQRCRAIPTDEEPETQWHEVGGSQIDPTRPYRCYLKEVGDQRSEIREITPDTPYIDIFFYDGPISRDMGFSDVLFNSHHLAGRIGSAVRGDHRPAQLISVATDGETFGHHKGGTEKTLAYAFVEEFPRREWTVTNFAHYLSLNTPTWEVELKPVTAWSCAHGVDRWQDDCGCGGEGGVWHQKWRRPLRQALDWLRDQLIKVYEEAGRQFFRDPWGARDEYIQVIRDRSPANINRFLCRHQTRKLSASEQIDALRLLEMQRHTLLMYTSCGWFFEEISRPEGTQILRYAARALELAGDVAGVQLEKGFIKRLTQAPSNVDFFKHGGEVYRHLVVSAQISFQQVAAQYAITSLFSNHKLERSQDNGFAIPSCNIRYSSQQHVYCYTAQQLDYQLQRMGALTLAVGQLRLISEITWESEHLVFAVLHLGGWDFHCCIQPFNGRRAYSQMKDKSFESLQQASAAQTILAMSQMFGGQSFSLQHLFAEERHRIMRLLSQETLTRLDQLYTQVYRDNYGVLMAFHRDELAVPQELQVAAEIALGNRCLNTLRSLSDINGAQDNSNYLLELQAIATEAQHLRCRLNIPEGKQILEQLIVRSLWQLLYDTNPATVEVDVQYLERLIDTAYQLQLGWSLERAQELYFSCLHSQIVPLCIDALQAQGEDENFNQVQFGYLRPLLQLGQKLGIDVSAWLHQLS